In Hippocampus zosterae strain Florida chromosome 3, ASM2543408v3, whole genome shotgun sequence, a genomic segment contains:
- the alkbh3 gene encoding alpha-ketoglutarate-dependent dioxygenase alkB homolog 3, with product MSDKRQRARVQGSWAKQLPKQPRPAVPPSQNATPAVASWGIHQQITSANFEFHQPIKPVRDVPPEKVIDQAGDYEISHEPSGVSRLRLVPSFLPADKADWIFSKLLAELPWSQKTNVRQGEAYAEPRLTCWFGELPYTYARSTMAANTKWHPLLLNLRRAVSEASGVGGGERFNSLLCNLYRDGHDSIGWHSDDEASLGPQPVIASLSLGDSRVFSLRKKPRPEENGDYTYAERIKVPLGHGALLLMEGATQDDWQHQVAKEYHDRGPRINLTFRSIFPEPQGHRPGTKLRFTGRQADVNLTN from the exons ATGTCAGATAAACGCCAGCGTGCTCGGGTGCAGGGTTCCTGGGCTAAACAACTGCCCAAACAACCGAGGCCAGCAG TTCCTCCCAGCCAAAATGCCACTCCAGCTGTCGCATCCTGGGGAATACATCAGCAGATAACATCTGCAAATTTTGAGTTCCACCAGCCCATTAAG CCCGTTAGAGATGTACCACCAGAGAAAGTTATTGA CCAGGCAGGTGATTACGAAATCAGCCATGAACCCTCAGGTGTGTCAAG ATTGCGACTGGTGCCCAGCTTTCTTCCAGCAGACAAAGCCGACTGGATATTCAGTAAACTGCTGGCAGAGCTTCCCTGGTCACAAAAGACCAACGTCCGACAAG GTGAGGCCTACGCAGAGCCCAGGCTGACCTGCTGGTTTGGAGAGTTACCCTACACTTACGCTCGTTCCACCATGGCCGCCAATACCAAG TGGCACCCGCTGCTGTTGAACCTTCGCCGAGCGGTTTCCGAGGCAAGCGGCGTTGGCGGCGGCGAGCGCTTCAACTCGCTGCTGTGCAACTTGTACCGAGACGGACACGACAGCATCGGCTGGCACAGCGACGACGAGGCCTCGCTGGGCCCGCAGCCCGTCATCGCCTCGCTTAGTTTGGGTGACAGCAGGGTGTTCAGCCTACGCAAGAAGCCGCGTCCG GAAGAAAATGGTGACTACACTTACGCGGAGCGTATTAAAGTTCCTCTGGGTCACGGCGCTCTGCTTTTGATGGAAGGAGCCACGCAGGATGACTGGCAG CACCAGGTGGCGAAGGAATACCATGACCGCGGCCCCCGCATTAACTTGACCTTCAGAAGCATCTTCCCCGAGCCTCAGGGCCACCGGCCTGGCACCAAGTTGCGCTTTACCGGCCGCCAAGCGGACGTGAATCTCACAAATTAG